CAGAACCTCCAGGCGCTCTCGCCCTCATCCAGCGAGAAATAGATGAGCGTGGGGTGGCACAGGATATTGGCAGCCGGCACCGGACCGTGCTGCGCAACACGGCTGTCGCTGGAATTGTCGCGGTTGTCGCCCATCATGAAATAGTGCCCGGCCGGAACCGTCACCTCGGCGGTGTTGTCGAGAAAGCCGTTCTCGACCTCATCGTAAATGCGGTGGCTGACGCCGCCCGGCAGCGTCTCGAGATATTGCCGGACCGGGCGCGGCTTGCTGCCGTCATCGCGCAACTCGGCGTCAGGAAGCCGCTCCTGCTTCACCGGCTCGCCGTTGATCTGCAGGACGCCGCCCTTCATCTGGATGCGGTCGCCGGGCAGGCCCACGACGCGCTTGATGTAGACGGTGCTGCCGTCCTTCGGGAACAGATAGGCCACGACATCGCCGCGGGTGACCTCCCGCCGGCCGAACGCCATGACGTAGTCGTTGATCTGCAGCGTCGGCGCCATCGAGGTCGAGGGGACGCTGTAGATGTTGTAGCCCGGAGCGAAGGCGGGGCCGGGTTGGCTGCTGCCGAAGCCGAAATG
The Rhodoplanes sp. Z2-YC6860 genome window above contains:
- the lepB gene encoding signal peptidase I, which gives rise to MPVPRAFHHSLMLRTGLVTVVAAVLLHFGFGSSQPGPAFAPGYNIYSVPSTSMAPTLQINDYVMAFGRREVTRGDVVAYLFPKDGSTVYIKRVVGLPGDRIQMKGGVLQINGEPVKQERLPDAELRDDGSKPRPVRQYLETLPGGVSHRIYDEVENGFLDNTAEVTVPAGHYFMMGDNRDNSSDSRVAQHGPVPAANILCHPTLIYFSLDEGESAWRFWRWPRAIRWGRMFSRIA